One window of the Salvia miltiorrhiza cultivar Shanhuang (shh) chromosome 6, IMPLAD_Smil_shh, whole genome shotgun sequence genome contains the following:
- the LOC130988662 gene encoding LOW QUALITY PROTEIN: DNA-directed RNA polymerase 2B, chloroplastic/mitochondrial-like (The sequence of the model RefSeq protein was modified relative to this genomic sequence to represent the inferred CDS: deleted 3 bases in 3 codons), with protein sequence MYSSATPISIGFNTNNSSLRNPVLSVGVHKNSPTDMWRNIAKQISSRGRPEYRRNSSLSATQSFLGFGQDPLIPGKPKFRRLFELNLRPADAFPMVGFRRNGDIDGPDENFPSFFGRNQVNCSVLCCRSYASVAEAVEVEVAASHTDADEDNRDTSRADMSAPDEVQELLNVMRKEEMRVYAKNWRHKIHAKMGIKKYYALKRRQAKMETEAWQQAAKEYVELLNDMCEQKLAPNLPYMKSLFLGWFEPLRDKIAEEQEVIRNQKSKAAYGKYFVLLPADMMAVVTMHKLMGLLMTGGEHGCARVVQAACIIGDAIEQEVRLNYFLEKTKKRKAEKAAEKARDGSVVDTSEQEILHKKVTTLVKKQNLRAVRQILNRQIESQPWGQDARAKVGSRLIELILQTAYIQAPANQLAEGPPDIRPAFVHTNRIVSKENTNYSRRYGVIECDPIIRKGLERTARHMVIPYMPMLVRPVRWTRYDKGAYLYLPSYVMRTHGARQQRETVKRTPRKQLKPVFEALDTLGNTKWRVNKRILNVIDRIWASGGCLGDLVDRNDTPLPEEPDTEDETIIKKWKWKVKAIKKENSERHSQRCDTELKLAVARKLKEEEGFFYPHNLDFRGRAYPMHPHLNHLGSDICRGILEFADGRPLGKSGLRWLKIHLANLFANGVDKLSHDGRLAFTENHLDDIFDSADRPLEGERWWLKAEDPFQCLAACINLAEALRSPSPETIISHIPVHQDGSCNGLQHYAALGRDKPGAAAVNLVAGEKPADVYSGIATRVLDIMKEDAQKDPDVYPEALHARRLVHQVDRKLVKQTVMTSVYGVTYIGARDQIKRRLKERDAIGDDAETFGAACYAAKVTLTALGQMFEAARSIMSWLGECAKVIASENEPVCWTTPLGLPVVQPYRKVGRHFVKTSLQVLTLQRETEKVMVKRQRTAFPPNFVHSLDGSHMMMTAIACRKEGLDFAGVHDSYWTHACDVDVMNRILREKFVELYETPVLENLLESFQQSFPSLPFPPLPERGDFDLREVLESQYFFN encoded by the exons ATGTACAGCAGTGCAACCCCAATTTCTATCGGCTTCAACACAAACAATTCTTCATTGCGTAATCCAGTATTAAGTGTCGGCGTCCACAAAAATAGCCCCACAGATATGTGGAGAAACATCGCCAAACAAATCAGTTCAAGAGGGCGGCCGGAATACCGCCGCAATTCGTCTCTCTCCGCCACTCAAAGCTTTCTGGGGTTCGGCCAGGATCCACTTATTCCCGGAAAACCAAAGTTC AGGCGCCTCTTCGAGCTTAATTTGCGGCCCGCCGATGCTTTTCCGATGGTGGGATTTCGGAGAAACGGTGATATCGACGGCCCAGATGAA AATTTTCCGTCATTTTTTGGGAGAAATCAAGTGAATTGTAGTGTGTTGTGCTGTAGGAGCTACGCTAGCGTAGCTGaggcggtggaggtggaggtggcggCGTCACACACGGACGCAGATGAGGATAATAGGGATACTAGTCGTGCTGATATGTCTGCACCTGATGAGGTTCAAGAATTGTTGAATGTGATGAGGAAGGAGGAGATGAGAGTGTATGCGAAGAACTGGAGGCACAAGATACATGCTAAAATGGGGATTAAGAAGTACTATGCTCTAAAGAGAAGGCAAGCGAAGATGGAAACCGAGGCGTGGCAGCAGGCGGCGAAAGAGTAC GTGGAGCTCTTGAATGATATGTGTGAGCAGAAATTGGCTCCGAATTTGCCTTATATGAAGTCTTTGTTTTTGGGATGGTTTGAGCCGTTGAGGGATAAGATTGCTGAGGAGCAGGAGGTGATTAGGAATCAGAAGAGTAAGGCGGCCTATGGTAAGTACTTCGTTCTCTTGCCAGCAGATATGATGGCCGTTGTCACAATGCATAAGCTGATGGGGTTGCTGATGACCGGCGGGGAGCATGGGTGTGCGCGAGTGGTGCAGGCTGCTTGCATTATAGGCGACGCAATCGAACAGGAG GTGAGGTTAAACTATTTCCTTGAGAAAACGAAGAAGAGAAAGGCTGAGAAAGCTGCAGAGAAGGCAAGAGATGGATCTGTCGTAGATACATCAGAACAAGAGATATTGCATAAAAAAGTCACGACCTTGGTGAAAAAACAAAATCTCCGAGCCGTGAGGCAAATATTGAATAGACAAATTGAGTCTCAGCCATGGGGCCAGGATGCTAGAGCAAAG GTGGGAAGTCGGCTCATTGAATTGATTCTACAGACTGCCTATATACAAGCCCCTGCTAATCAGTTAGCAGAGGGTCCACCTGATATTCGACCTGCGTTTGTACATACTAATAGAATTGTATCAAAAGAAAATAC GAACTATAGCAGAAGATATGGTGTTATTGAATGTGATCCTATTATTCGTAAAGGCCTTGAAAGAACA GCTAGGCACATGGTCATACCATATATGCCGATGCTAGTGCGTCCAGTTAGGTGGACAAG GTATGACAAAGGTGCATATTTATATTTACCTTCGTATGTGATGCGCACACATGGAGCACGCCAACAACGTGAAACAGTTAAGAGAACTCCTAGGAAACAGTTGAAACCAGTATTTGAG GCATTGGATACTCTTGGAAACACCAAATGGAGAGTGAACAAGAGAATTCTCAATGTTATTGATAGAATATGGGCTAGTGGAGGTTGTCTTGGAGACTTAGTTGATCGCAATGAT ACCCCTCTGCCGGAGGAGCCGGATACAGAAGATGAAACAATAATTAAGAAGTGGAAATGGAAAGTTAAAGCTATCAAGAAGGAAAACAGCGAGAGGCACTCACAGCGTTGTGATACAGAGCTTAAACTTGCT GTTGCACGAAAGTTGAAAGAGGAAGAAGGCTTCTTTTACCCGCACAACCTTGATTTCCGTGGCCGTGCATACCCCATGCACCCACACTTGAATCATTTGGGCTCTGATATTTGTAGGGGAATCCTAGAGTTTGCTGACGGTCGACCTCTTGGAAAGTCAGGCTTGCGTTGGCTTAAGATACACTTGGCAAATTTATTTGCCAATGGCGTGGACAAATTGTCTCATGATGGTCGACTAGCTTTTACTGAGAACCATTTGGACGATATATTTGATTCTGCAGATAGACCACTTGAAGGAGAGCGTTGGTGGTTAAAAGCAGAAGATCCTTTTCAATGTTTGGCAGCATGCATTAACCTTGCTGAGGCCCTTAGAAGTCCATCTCCCGAGACAATAATATCTCATATTCCAGTCCACCAA GATGGTTCTTGCAATGGTTTACAGCATTATGCTGCCCTTGGTAGGGATAAG CCAGGGGCAGCTGCTGTTAACCTGGTTGCTGGAGAAAAGCCCGCAGATGTTTATTCAGGAATTGCTACGAG GGTCCTTGATATCATGAAGGAAGATGCGCAGAAGGACCCTGATGTATATCCCGAAGCTTTGCATGCAAGACGACTGGTCCATCAG GTGGATAGGAAGCTGGTCAAGCAGACTGTGATGACATCAGTGTATGGTGTAACTTACATTGGTGCTCGAGATCAAATTAAGAGAAGACTAAAGGAACGTGATGCCATTGGGGATGATGCGGAAACATTTGGTGCAGCTTGTTATGCAGCAAAG GTTACATTAACTGCATTAGGGCAGATGTTTGAAGCTGCAAGGAGCATCATGAGCTGGCTAGGAGAATGTGCCAAG GTTATCGCATCTGAAAACGAGCCTGTTTGTTGGACAACTCCACTTGGACTCCCTGTGGTGCAGCCGTACCGTAAAGTAGGAAGGCATTTC GTTAAAACTTCTCTGCAGGTTTTGACCCTCCAGCGTGAGACAGAAAAG GTGATGGTTAAGAGGCAGAGAACAGCTTTTCCTCCGAACTTCGTTCATTCCCTCGATGGATCCCACATGATGATGACTGCTATCGCATGCAGGAAAGAAGGATTGGACTTTGCAG GTGTTCATGATTCATATTGGACGCATGCATGTGATGTTGACGTGATGAACAGAATATTAAGAGAGAAATTCGTTGAACTATATGAAACACCAGTTCTCGAGAAT TTGCTGGAGAGCTTTCAACAGTCCTTCCCTTCGTTGCCTTTCCCTCCATTGCCCGAGCGGGGCGACTTTGATCTTCGAGAAGTGTTGGAGTCTCAGTATTTCTTCAACTGA